Part of the Sphingopyxis sp. 113P3 genome, GCTCGCATGCTCGATCGATCGAACGCCCAACTCCACGCACCGGCGTATCGCAATGGTGGGATGACAATGCGCAGCGACATATTTGTTTACGCGCGTCGCCTCGTCGACCGCAGCGCGTATTTCTTCATCGGAATATTGGCTGCATTCCAGCGGATCGGTCGGCGACGCCATGCCCCCGGAAGCCATGATCTTGATATGCGAGGCCCCGCGGCGGAGTTCTTCGCGCGCTGCCCAACGCACGGCGTCTACCCCGTCGGCAATGATGGCGAAGACGTCCGTGTAGCATGCGCAGCCACAAAAGCCGTCATCGTGCAAGTCGGCGTGGCCGAGGCGCATGTCGCCATGACCGCCGGTCTGGCTGACGATGCGGCCACCATAGAAGAAGCGCGGCCCCTTGATGAAACCGTCACGGAGGGCGTTGGCGATGCCGACGTCGCCGCCACCGACATCACGAACGGTCGTGAAACCGCTATCGATGCAGGACTCCAGGAAGCGCGCGCCGAAATGCGCGGTATAGGTGCGCGGCCAATGGGTCACGCTCGGGAGATTGACGCTGCCGGCGTAAACGTGGACATGCGCGTCGATGAGGCCGGGCATCAAAGTGCGCCCGGCACAATCAACCACGTCGATGTCGTCCCGGATTGCGATCGGACTATCCGAAATCTCCCGGATCACCCCATCTTCGACAAGAACGTCAGCCCCGTCGCGCAGGTCTTCCGACCACCCATCAAATACGCGGGCGTCACGAAAAAGCGTCCTAGTCATGTCGAAACTCCATTAAGAGGGCAATCCGGGATCAAGGTGGCGTGTCAGGCCTTCTTCTTCAGAAGCGCCGGATCGATCGTGATCTTGTTGTATTTGATCTTCCAATCGGACCCTTCGCGAACCATGACGATGTCGAGGTCGCCGGTGCCAATGAAGGACGGACCCTCGGCGACATTCATCTTCATGACATAGCAGCGAAGGCGAGCACCCTCGGCATGGTCTTCGACCAGCATGTTCGTGATGAAATGACGCACGCCGGCTTCGTGTCCCTGGGAGACATAATCGTCCATCCATGCGAACACCGCGTCGCGGCCCTCGGCCTTGCCGAACGGGCCATCCAAGGTACCATCTTCGCTATAGAGATCGGCGTAACCGCGTGCGTTCTCGCCATCTCCCGCGTGATACATCCGCACCGCCACGTTCTGAACCGCGATAATTTCTTCAACGGATAGTGCCACTGCACAACTCCCAATGCTGGATTTGATGGTATGTAGTATTCTACGAATGTCTGTTGTCAAGCTGGCATGTTGCCCACGCCGGCTAAATCACCTCGAGCGTGGGGTTCATTCCAACCGCCGAATTCAGATTGAAGAAGTTGGGAGAGGTCTTTTGCACCGCCCGATGAATTTCTTCGAACTGCTCGGGCGTGCCATTGCCCGAAATTCGGACCACATAGTCCACTTCGTGATAACCCGGCTTGACGCTGTCATCGAGGCCCAGAAAGCCGCGCAGGTCCAGTTCGCCGCGCATTTCGATCTCGAGCTTCGTCAATGCGATTCCTCGCAGCGAAGCGTTGGCGGCATAGCCAACGATCATGCATGCGTTGATTGCACTCATCAGCAGTTCCTGCGGGTTCGGCGCGCTGTTCTGGCCCAGCAGCTCAACCGGTTCGTCGGCAATGATCTCGAAGCTGCGAGGGATCGACTGGCCGGCGAGCTCGTAGCTCTCCACCACAGATCTGCTGCGGGTCTGGCCTTCCCAGATCGTGCCCACTTTGAACGCGACGCGCGCCTTGGCAGGATCCTCCTGAACCGCGGCGACGGTAGCGGCGAGCGCCGGAACGTCGATCGCGTTAATATGGTCGGTACTTGTCACCATGTTTCTCCTCAAATTGGGGTCGCTTCATGCGTCGGCGACCGCCGTCGCAACAATTTCGATCATCAGGCCGTCGCCGCCGAGCGACGAAACGCACTGGAGAGTGTTGACCGGCGGGTGGGGGCCCGTGACGAACTCATCCCGAACGGCGACAAGGGCATTTCGTTCGGGGTCGTCAAAGCGGGTCACATAATAGTCCAACCTCACGACCGAATCGAACCCGGTCCCAGCGGCCGCCAGCGCGACCGAGATATTCTCGAAGGCCTGCCGGGCCTGTGCAGCAAAATCGCCCTCACCGACCAGCAGGCGGTCCTTGTCGAACGCCACCTGGCCGGACAGCATCACGAGGCGGCCGCCCGACACGCTGATTGCGTGGCTGTATCCATGGGTCGGGTGAAGGTCCGCGGGTCTGAACGAATGGATATCCATTATCTTCTCCTTCAAGGCGCAATCGTCCTGGACCCGGTTCAGACCGGCGCCGGAATATTGTTCGTATCGACCACCCGGGCATGGGTGGCCTGCGACCAGGTCGAGACCTTCGCGCGCATGCGATCGGTGAACAGACCCTGCGCTTCCATGTTGAAATGTGCCGCTACCAGCGCGACCGAAACTTCGGGATCCTCCGCCGCCATCTCCGAAAGAGTGCCAAGGTAGGCGAATTGATCAGGCTCTGGCGGAGCGACATTCTTAAGCTCGGCGCCATCGTAAAGGCTATCTGCCATGCCCGACACCGAGAAGGCGAGTTCGACGAAATGGGCGAAGGCGCTCTGGAAACGCTCTGGAAGGCTCACATCGTCTTCGGACGTGGCGAGGCAATTGCGCAGCACCGCGGCGCCTTTCGCGGAAATCGTCATGCCCTGGCCGTAAAATGGATTGAAAGAGGCTACGGCATCGCCTGTGGCGATGAAGCCGGAGGGGCGGCGGTCGAGCAGATGCCAGCGGCGCAACCGGCTGCTTTCCATGCGATAGCCGGCAATATTGGACAGGGGTTCAGAGGCGCGCGCGACCTTGCCGAGCAGCGGCGTGCTGGCGCCATCCAGATAGTCGAGCAGCCCCTCTTGCTCCAGCGGCGGATAGTCGCGCATCATGCCGGCGGCGGTGATCATGTGCATGCCGTTATCGATGGGTATGATCAGACCACCGCGGTGATGCCCGGGATAAGGCATCGCCACCAAGCCCGCAGTACCCGGCTCCAGGACATCTTTGGGCAGATGCACGAGCTGGGACGCATAGCCCATGAAACAACTCACATGCTGTTCGTCGGGTACCGGATATCCTAGTTGTTCGAGCCAGCGCGGGCTCTGCGAACCGCGCCCGCTGGCATCGATGACAAGATCGCCGGCAATGACACTTCCATCCGATAGCGAGACGCCAAGGATCGCCTTGCCTTCGTCGTCCGCCACCAGCGATTTCACGGTGGCGTTGATGATTTTGCAGTTGGCGAAACGGTTCAGATTGCTGCGTATCACCATTTCCAGCAGCGGGCGGCGAAAGCCGAAGGAGGTGATCGAACTGGCGGTGCGGGCGCGCCAACCGGATGAAGTAAAATTGGGAAGCTGGAGGCATTGGTCCACTTCCGAGCATCCGGCCTGCCGCAGCTGTTCGGAAAAATCAGGGATAAACTCGGAAATCAGGTCTCGCCCGATACCGAGAAGGGCATGGGCCTGCCGTCCCTGCGGCACCCCTTTCCGGGGCTCTCCATTTTCGACCAGCCTCTCCCGTTCAATGAGCAGGACCTCGTCGAAAAAGGGGCTCACCGCCATGGCGGACAGACTGCCACCGATGCTCGCTCCGATGATGATCGCTCTATTTCTACCCATAGCAAAGCCCTCTCAACTTGTGCGATCCGGCGAGATTGGCTCTCGCTCGGTCGTGATCAGTGATCGATAAAAGCGGTCGCCTCGATCTCGATGCGCACGCCCGGAACCGCGAGCGCGGACACGCCCACCAGCACGCTGGCGGGCGGATTGGACGCCGAAAGATAGCGATCCCGAATGGCAGCGAGCGGCGTACGCAGGGGCTCTTCGAAATCGACCACATAATAAACCAGCTTGGTCAGGTCGGCGTATGTCGCCCCTGCGGCTTCAAGCGCCCGGCCAAGATTTTCGAAAACGGCAATCGCCTGTGCTTCGAAATCATCCTCGCCGATGACGCGATTCTCCATGTCGAACGGAACCTGGCCGGCAAAGACGATGTGCTTTCCAGGCCCCTCGACGATCACCGCATGGCTGTAGCCGAATGTGGGATAGAGATTTGACGGCCGCAGATAAGTTTTTGCCATGTCTCGCTCCATTGCTCTTGGCGTTGGTCGACCGCGCCCGCACACATCATGTGGTGACGACGATTTTGCCGCGCTGGCGATTGCTTTCCATGTAGCGATGCGCGTCGACGATCTTGTCGAGCGTGAAAACGCTATCGATGACCGGTATCAGCCGCCCAGCCTGGATTGCCGAACTGATATAGGCAATCGCCTCGCTGAGTTTGTCCGGCCGACTGGTCAGCTCGAAGAAAGTGTAGGCGTGCACCGTCAAGGCTTTGGAAAGTGCTGTGAACAGGGGGTAGCCAGGCTCGCCGAGCAACGCACCGTAGATGTGGACGGTGCCGCCAAACGCCGCCGCATTTGCCAACTTTTCAAGGAAGGGTCCGGCGACGGGGTCAAATGCCACGTCCACGCCGCGTCCGGCGGTGATCGCCATGGCGCGCGCGACCAGATCTTCCTCATCGGAAATGATGACGTGATCGGCACCAGCCTCCAGGAGAAAGTCTTGCTTGTCGGCGCCCCGTGTCGTTGCGATCACGGTGGCTCCAATGTCCTTGGCGATCTGGATTGCAGCGACGCCCACGCTCGAGGACGCCGCCGTGACCATAACGGACTGCCCCTTCCGAAGCTGGCTGAAGGTGACGAGCGCTCCATAAGCGGTAAGATACTGCACCCAGAGGGCCGCAGCCTGCTCGAAGGTCAGCGACACGGGATGGCGCGTGACCCATTGCGCGGGAACGGTCGCGGTTTCGCCGTAGACGCCGTAGCGGCCGAAGTCGAAACCGGGGATGACGCTGACGATGTCACCCGGCAAGACATTCGACACGCCGGCCCCAATCGCCGAAACGATGCCGGCTGCTTCGTAGCCAAGCCGCGACGGCAGCTGTGGCTGCATCACATATTCGCCGGAACGGAAGGCGACTTCCGCCCGATTGAGGCCAAGTGCCTTGACGTCAATCCGGACTTCGTCGGGCGCGAGCGCGGTCTCCGCGACCTCTTCGAGCCGGAGCACGTCGGCGCCGCCCGTTTCGTGAAAGCGCACGATTTTAGCCATCGACGCGGCCCTCCTCGAACAGGGCAACCGCTGCCGACAGCCGATCGGCAAGGTCGGCAGACAAAAGATAGCCGTCCTGCGAGCGAAGGGCGGCGTCGAGAGCAGGATCCTCGGCAGCTGCAAAGACCGTGAAAGCGGCAAAATGCGCTTGAGCTCCGGCAGGACCCATGCCTTCGAAGCAGCCCCGATTCACCATGAATGTGAAGGCGATCCGGTTGAACATCGTAAGATCGGCGAAAAAGGGACTCTGGCGATATGCCGCGAAGGCGTCCAAATGCCGCAGCGCGCCATCGCTCAAAAAGCCCTGCTGCTGCAACGTGCTCAAATACCAGGTAGCGGCGGCTTCGACCTGCTCGGAAACATAGCCGATCTTGCTCCACACCTCGGCCATATTGCCGTTGTTGAATCCCAGGGCGTCTGCCACCGCTTCCAGGCCCGGAAATTTTATGTAGAGCGCAAACATGTCGGACGCATGCGCATCGAAAGCTTCGATGAGTTCGCTATCATCGCGGCAAAATTGCCTTGGTGAACCTTCCGATATTGTTCCACGCGAGAGGGGTTGCGCGTAACAATGACGCAGTAATTGTGCATGCCGCCGGCCGTCGGTGCCGAACGCGCCGCGTCAAAGATCGCGTTGAGCGTAACGTCGTCGACCGGTTCCGGGGTGAAATCGCGGACCGATCGTTGTCCACGCAGGAAATCCGCGGTTGCGTCTGGTGGCATGTGCACGATTGGCTGTCCTTGCTTTGCGCCTGTGTAAGGCGACGGCTACGCCGCGCCGGATGCCCTTAGAGACGGTGCAGCCGGCCCTCGAAGCGCACGACCCCGACCGTGTTCGAATTGAATGTGTCAGAACCGCTTATCATCACGCCGGTGCTGCGGAAGCTTCCACCGAAGCCGGCAAAACGGCCGGTCCCCTTCACGACGTTGTAAACAACCGTCATGACATTCGGCCGATCGTCGGGGTAAATCTGAATGGTGTTGACGTCGTTCGTGTAGAGCGACGACCCATCCTTATCGAGAAAGTAGTGGAGGCCATTGAATTCCGTCTTCCCGTCACCGAGGTCGCGAACTTCGCTGACGATTTGACCGTAGGCGGCCCCATCGATCGTACCGGTCATCGCTCCGATGCCATTGCCGTCGGTCATGGCCATGACGTTGGCCGTTCCGCCCATTTCAATATAGTCGCCGCTGCTCATATTCTGTTCCTCACCTTGGGTTGCCGCCTGCAAACCGGGACGGGACGGGCCCGCCCGGAGGGATGCCTTCCTATTTCGGATCCAGCGTCATGCCGCTGGCCATTTGGCTGGAAATGAAGGAGTCGAGGCATGCCGGGAGATAGCAGTGATCAAAATCGCGGCCGCCGCTGGGAGGGGGCACGGTCGCTTTCTGCGATTCCAGCGCCAGCACGTTCTTCGCCCAGGCCGGGATCCGTTTGAACTGGGGGAGGACGTCGGTGCCGTAGAGGCGATCCAGGATATCGATCCGAAGAAGGATCGGCGCATACTGGAAATCGATCAGGGCGAGCTGTTCGCCATTGAAGAACGGGCCGTCGCTCAACTGCTCGTCAAGCTTGGTGAGTTTACCCAGAAGGCGCGTGCGGTTGAACTCATATTCCTCGAGCCGGCGCAGCACGGTCATGTCGACAAGCGCCAGCAAAATTTCCAGCGCCGCCAGTGTCCAGGCGCGATTCTTGGCCTTCACGACGGGATCGGTCGGAAGGAAGCGACGCGCCGGAAACATCTCATCGAGATATTCGTTGATCACGGACGATTCGAAAATGAGTTCGCCGTCGACGTCGAGCAGCGGAACGAGACCTTGACCGTTCGGCGTCAGGTCCTTGTACCATTGCGGCTTGTTGTACGGATTGATGTAGACCAGTTCATGCTCGATCTGCTTTTCGAACAGGCACATCCGGACGGGCTGAACCATGGGCGCTTTTTCGACGGCGTATAAGGTGATCTTCTTGGGAACAGCCACGATCTTATCTCCACTATAGAAACCTGTCTCCGTACCCGTCCGCCCGCACGTTGGCGCGCGAGCCCTTCCGGACGGACGGGCACGAAGAAACTCCGCTAAAAGCGGTGCGACAGCTTGATGCCGTAGGTGCGCGGCGGAAGAAACACCTCGAGATGCTGGTAGTTGAGAAACGGACTCGTGTCGGAGAAGGAACCGAGAACGTCATTGTTCTCGAGATTCTCGACATAGAGCTGGCCCGTCCAATCCCCGTCCGCGCTTTCCCACGTCAGCGAAGCATTGGTGCGGTGGTAGCTCGGGATGAGGTCCGTCGCCAAGTTGAACGGACGGGCATATTTGTTCGAGGTCCATGAGTGATCGATCCGCGGCGTTAGCGTTCCGGCAGATCCCAACGAGATCATGTACTGGACGCCGCCATGCAACTGCCATTCGGGAGCCTCGGTAAGCCGGTTGCCTTTGAGATCGACCACCCCGGCACCCAAATTCTCGGGATCCGCGGTCTGGAAGGAATCGTAGCGCGAGTGGAGCCAGGACACCGAACCATCGAAGGTCAGGCCGTCGACCGGCTCGGCAATCGCTTCAAGTTCGATACCATAGAGCGTCGCCGCGCCCGCGTTTTGGAAAGCCGAGAAACCCTGCGCATCCGCAACGCTTTCTTGCTTGTCGGTGTAGTCGTAATAATAGCCCGATGCATTGAGCTGAAGGCGGCGATCGAACAGCTTGCTCTTCACGCCGACCTCATAGGCGTCGAGAATCTCGGGTTTGAATGCCGGCGCCGAGTCCTGGAGATTGAAACCGCCCGATTTATATCCGCGCGAATAGGAAGCGTAGGCCATGGCGTCGGCGCCGAGCTTGTAGTTGGCCCCAAGTTTCCAGGTGACCCTGCTCCACTTGTCATTGTCCATGACATGGCTGAAACTGAAGTCGAATGCCGGGGAGTTTACGACGCTGAAGCCGACCGAACGATCCACGGCCATCTTGTCGAGGGTGTAGCGCAGCCCGCCGGTCAGGGTCAGGCCGTTGGCGACTTCCCAGTCCAGTTGGCCAAAGGCCGCATAGGAGTCCGCACGAACAACGCCTGGTGTGGTCAGGTCCACCTCAAAGGGATTGGGACCGCCATCGACGAAGACGCCGCCTTCGTAGGACGACTTTTCGTGATAATAGTAGGCGCCGAGCAGCCACTTCAGGGCGCTGCTGTTGTCCGACGACAGCTGGAATTCCTGGCTGGTCGTCTTGTATTTCGATTCGAAGAAAGCATAGGATTTCAGCGAAGCGAGATCGGTACCGTCTTCGTCGTAGGTGACGCCCGTATCGAGATCGAAATAGCCGGTGATGGATCGCAAGGTGACGCCGCCCATCTTCCATTCGATCGTGCCGGTGACGCCCTTGGTCTCGTCGAACCCGTCACCGCGGGTGTCCTGCTGCACCTTGCGTACGTCGTCGAAAGTCGCGACGCGATACCCTGCCGGCACACCGTCAAAGAGGCCAAAACCACCCAGATTGGCGGCGGGGAAGCTGCGCGGACGGTTCACGAAATTGGCGCCGTCATTTTTGTAATAATAGCCAACAAGGCTCACCAGAACATCATCGGCGAGATCATATTCCAATGTGGCCCGAAGGTTGGAATAATTGGAGTTCAGAAGCTTGTTATTACCCGGATCGTTCACGTCCTTGACGTAGCCGTCGCGGTCTTCCATCGCGAAGGCAATGCGCCCGCGCAGCCGGTCCGAGATCGGGCCGCTCAGCACGCCGAAGACGCGCCGCTTGTCATAGTTTCCGATCTCCACGCCGACTTCGCCGCTGAAATCATTGGTAGGGCGTTTGCTGATCACATTGATGCTGCCGCCGACCGCGTTGCGGCCATATAATGTGCCCTGGGGCCCGCGCAGCACTTCGACGCGCTCGATGTCCAGAAAGTCCTGCAGCATGACAGACGGCGATTGCAGATAGACGCCATTGGCATGCACCGGAACGGCCGGGTTTCGGCCCGGCGTCGAACCGCGAAGCGCCGACCCACCCACACCGCGCAAGGTCACCAGGCCTGAGCCAGTGACCGAACCGCTGTAAACCAAGCCCGGAACCGACTGCTGCAGCTGCTCGGGATTGGAGATGCCGCGCGCAGCCAGGGAGTCCGAGCTGAACGCGGAGATGGCGACCGGGACATTCTGGACATTTTCGCTGCGCTTTTGCGCCGTGACCACGATGTCACCCATCAACGCGTTGCTTGACCCTTCCTCGGTTTGAGGGGCCGCTTCCTGTGCAAGGGCCACCGCCGGGGTGAAGACACCGGGTACGAGGATCGAGATGCCAACGAGCAAAAGTGCCTTCGGAGATCTCATCGGATTTGAACTAACGTATGTCATATTGCCTCCCGTTATTTCTTTGTCTGTATAGGTTGTTAAGTTCGTACGGCCGGATCGAGGATCAGCTCCAGCCTGCTAAAGCACCAATTTCCTTGGTCGGCGGTCGCAATGGCGTCGAAGCAACCGGTACCCATTGCGGTGGGGCCATCAGCAATGTTCACCTGCATCAAATAGGAGGTCACTTGCGCGCCACTTGCATGCTCGGAGACATGCTGGTTCGTCACAAAATAGCGGACGCCGGCCGTCATGCCGTCAGCGATCCGCTGCTCGAGAAAGGCGGCGATCTCTGCTCGGCCCTTCAAGTGCATGAACGGTGTCACGAACTCGCCGTCTGCTGTGAATACAGAAGCATATGCGGTCGGGTCGCGCGCATCCAACGCAAGGTAGAGGCGATTTGCCAGATCGCGGATTTTGATCGCGTCAGCTTCGGAGATCGCCATCAGAGCGTCTCCCGCAGTCGGCGGGCGCGGCGGAGATGCATCTCAAGGACATCATTAAATGCTGGCCCCGCCTTTTGCACGGCATGGCCAAAGCCGGTGATAGTCGTGAGCTGCCCCTGGGTCAGTGACGCCACGCGATGACAGATCGCATCATAGGCGGGACTCCAGCCTCCAGCGACGACCAAAACCGGGACACCTGCATCGGAAAGCGCGCCGACAGGTAGATCGATGGCCCACAGATGCTCCGTGCGCAGAAGCGATATCGCGCGGTCAAGCTCCGGTGGAATGACCTTGGGAACAGGCCGGGTCATTTTGAGCGCCGCTAGGAAGCCGGCCATAAATTCCCTGTTCGAGAGGCCGTGCTTTTCCCAATGCAACTTCAACGCCTCGATCGCGCTAGCGACCGACGGGATGTCTGCCGCTACGGCGAATGCTGGCGGCTCGATCAACGTCAGCGAACGGATGGCCTCGGGACAAGACGCCGCTGCTTTGGCGGCAATAAGAGCCCCTGTGGATGTGCCAACCAAGTGCGCTCCATCGCCAGCCGCCTCGATCAGATCCAGGACGTCCTTGTCGTGATCCACCTTCATGGCCTGCGAAGCGAGCGTATAGCCATGGCGGGTGATCACGCGCACATCATAATATGTGCTCAGAATTTCCTGCCCGGCGAAGGCGTCACCAGCCCCGAGACTGCCATGCACGAAGATGATCGCCTCACGCTCGGCTGCACCCGCCACAGGCATCTCCTCGCGAGAAAGGCTCGCGACATTGCCCTGGTCGGGATGAGAAAAAGCGTCACAACTCACGTAAGCCTCCGGTCTGGTACGTAGTACACTAGACACCACATACTTATCATGTCAATAGGCGCACTCGCCTCGTCCGAAGCGCGCCCAACAGGCGCGCGGCATTTTATAAGGAGGTGTGGGCATGGCCTCGATCGAGACCCTCGCAGAGGCGATCCGCAATCGCCAAGCCATCCTCTTCGCCGGGGCCGGGCTATCTATGAGTGTGGGATTGCCCTCTTGGGCGGACCTGATCGCGCATATGTGCCAGGACGCTGGCCTGTCGGATGCTCCTCAGCCGGCCTGGACGTATCAGACGCTCGCCGAATTTCATCGCCTCAAACATGGAAGCATTGGCCCACTTCGAAGCTGGATGGACCGGAATTGGAGCGTGTCACCTGAAAGGGTTCGCGAGTCCGAGATTCATTCCCTCATCGTGCAACTGGATTTTCCGATCATATACACAACAAATTACGACAATAATTTGGAAATCGCATATGATCTTCACGGAAAGAAATATGTAAAGATATCAAAGACCAGCGATATCGCCAGGCTGAACAGCGATCTTTCCCAGATTGTTAAATTTCACGGAGATTTTGAGGACGACAGGTCTCTGGTCATTGCGGAACGGGATTATTTTGATCGGCTCATGTTCGAGACCCCCTTGGACGTGAAATTTAAATCCGACGCCCTTGGAAAGACTTTATTGTTTATCGGGCACAGCGTGAGCGATCTGAATATCAGAATGATGCTGTATCGCTTGTGGCAGATCTGGAAACAATCAGGCAGCGAAAGAGATCGCCCGAGCTCATTCGTATTTATGACACGAAAAGATGTTGTCCAGGACGCGGTTCTCGAAAATTGGGGGATAACAGTATTGCATCAGGACGCCGACAGCCCGCACGACTCCGCATTGCAATTTCTACGGCGTCTCAAAGACATCGTATTTACTGTATAAACATCTGGGGATCAGCGCCATGCGTGGACGTGGAGTGGGCCCCTTGGGCCGGACAGGGAAGCATAGTTGGATTGACCGGTTGGCCGGGCTTTTGGAGAAGAGCCCATGGCAAGACATCGATCCCATAGCGTTGAGTTCAAGCGTCAGGTCGCACAGGAGTTTCTGAACGGCGAGACGCTTCACGGCCTTGCCAAGCGGCATGATATTTCCCGGCAGTTGATCCGCA contains:
- a CDS encoding nitroreductase family protein, producing the protein MPPDATADFLRGQRSVRDFTPEPVDDVTLNAIFDAARSAPTAGGMHNYCVIVTRNPSRVEQYRKVHQGNFAAMIANSSKLSMRMRPTCLRST
- a CDS encoding FAD-dependent oxidoreductase — protein: MAVSPFFDEVLLIERERLVENGEPRKGVPQGRQAHALLGIGRDLISEFIPDFSEQLRQAGCSEVDQCLQLPNFTSSGWRARTASSITSFGFRRPLLEMVIRSNLNRFANCKIINATVKSLVADDEGKAILGVSLSDGSVIAGDLVIDASGRGSQSPRWLEQLGYPVPDEQHVSCFMGYASQLVHLPKDVLEPGTAGLVAMPYPGHHRGGLIIPIDNGMHMITAAGMMRDYPPLEQEGLLDYLDGASTPLLGKVARASEPLSNIAGYRMESSRLRRWHLLDRRPSGFIATGDAVASFNPFYGQGMTISAKGAAVLRNCLATSEDDVSLPERFQSAFAHFVELAFSVSGMADSLYDGAELKNVAPPEPDQFAYLGTLSEMAAEDPEVSVALVAAHFNMEAQGLFTDRMRAKVSTWSQATHARVVDTNNIPAPV
- a CDS encoding zinc-dependent alcohol dehydrogenase family protein, producing MAKIVRFHETGGADVLRLEEVAETALAPDEVRIDVKALGLNRAEVAFRSGEYVMQPQLPSRLGYEAAGIVSAIGAGVSNVLPGDIVSVIPGFDFGRYGVYGETATVPAQWVTRHPVSLTFEQAAALWVQYLTAYGALVTFSQLRKGQSVMVTAASSSVGVAAIQIAKDIGATVIATTRGADKQDFLLEAGADHVIISDEEDLVARAMAITAGRGVDVAFDPVAGPFLEKLANAAAFGGTVHIYGALLGEPGYPLFTALSKALTVHAYTFFELTSRPDKLSEAIAYISSAIQAGRLIPVIDSVFTLDKIVDAHRYMESNRQRGKIVVTT
- a CDS encoding nuclear transport factor 2 family protein, whose protein sequence is MALSVEEIIAVQNVAVRMYHAGDGENARGYADLYSEDGTLDGPFGKAEGRDAVFAWMDDYVSQGHEAGVRHFITNMLVEDHAEGARLRCYVMKMNVAEGPSFIGTGDLDIVMVREGSDWKIKYNKITIDPALLKKKA
- a CDS encoding TonB-dependent receptor, translated to MRSPKALLLVGISILVPGVFTPAVALAQEAAPQTEEGSSNALMGDIVVTAQKRSENVQNVPVAISAFSSDSLAARGISNPEQLQQSVPGLVYSGSVTGSGLVTLRGVGGSALRGSTPGRNPAVPVHANGVYLQSPSVMLQDFLDIERVEVLRGPQGTLYGRNAVGGSINVISKRPTNDFSGEVGVEIGNYDKRRVFGVLSGPISDRLRGRIAFAMEDRDGYVKDVNDPGNNKLLNSNYSNLRATLEYDLADDVLVSLVGYYYKNDGANFVNRPRSFPAANLGGFGLFDGVPAGYRVATFDDVRKVQQDTRGDGFDETKGVTGTIEWKMGGVTLRSITGYFDLDTGVTYDEDGTDLASLKSYAFFESKYKTTSQEFQLSSDNSSALKWLLGAYYYHEKSSYEGGVFVDGGPNPFEVDLTTPGVVRADSYAAFGQLDWEVANGLTLTGGLRYTLDKMAVDRSVGFSVVNSPAFDFSFSHVMDNDKWSRVTWKLGANYKLGADAMAYASYSRGYKSGGFNLQDSAPAFKPEILDAYEVGVKSKLFDRRLQLNASGYYYDYTDKQESVADAQGFSAFQNAGAATLYGIELEAIAEPVDGLTFDGSVSWLHSRYDSFQTADPENLGAGVVDLKGNRLTEAPEWQLHGGVQYMISLGSAGTLTPRIDHSWTSNKYARPFNLATDLIPSYHRTNASLTWESADGDWTGQLYVENLENNDVLGSFSDTSPFLNYQHLEVFLPPRTYGIKLSHRF
- a CDS encoding metal-dependent hydrolase family protein, whose translation is MTRTLFRDARVFDGWSEDLRDGADVLVEDGVIREISDSPIAIRDDIDVVDCAGRTLMPGLIDAHVHVYAGSVNLPSVTHWPRTYTAHFGARFLESCIDSGFTTVRDVGGGDVGIANALRDGFIKGPRFFYGGRIVSQTGGHGDMRLGHADLHDDGFCGCACYTDVFAIIADGVDAVRWAAREELRRGASHIKIMASGGMASPTDPLECSQYSDEEIRAAVDEATRVNKYVAAHCHPTIAIRRCVELGVRSIEHASMIDDETAAFVAEAGAFTVPTMAVIFTLLEEGARLGLPQVSIDKLNMLSGHMLAGLETMKRNNVKMGFGTDLLGELHSHQTDEFALRARVLPAIDILRSACSINAELLQQEGKLGCIREGALADILVVDGDPLKDVTVLGGAGRNLAAIMSAGKFHKRTI
- a CDS encoding OsmC family protein encodes the protein MTSTDHINAIDVPALAATVAAVQEDPAKARVAFKVGTIWEGQTRSRSVVESYELAGQSIPRSFEIIADEPVELLGQNSAPNPQELLMSAINACMIVGYAANASLRGIALTKLEIEMRGELDLRGFLGLDDSVKPGYHEVDYVVRISGNGTPEQFEEIHRAVQKTSPNFFNLNSAVGMNPTLEVI
- a CDS encoding alpha/beta fold hydrolase codes for the protein MAGAAEREAIIFVHGSLGAGDAFAGQEILSTYYDVRVITRHGYTLASQAMKVDHDKDVLDLIEAAGDGAHLVGTSTGALIAAKAAASCPEAIRSLTLIEPPAFAVAADIPSVASAIEALKLHWEKHGLSNREFMAGFLAALKMTRPVPKVIPPELDRAISLLRTEHLWAIDLPVGALSDAGVPVLVVAGGWSPAYDAICHRVASLTQGQLTTITGFGHAVQKAGPAFNDVLEMHLRRARRLRETL
- a CDS encoding RidA family protein; amino-acid sequence: MDIHSFRPADLHPTHGYSHAISVSGGRLVMLSGQVAFDKDRLLVGEGDFAAQARQAFENISVALAAAGTGFDSVVRLDYYVTRFDDPERNALVAVRDEFVTGPHPPVNTLQCVSSLGGDGLMIEIVATAVADA
- a CDS encoding SgcJ/EcaC family oxidoreductase yields the protein MAISEADAIKIRDLANRLYLALDARDPTAYASVFTADGEFVTPFMHLKGRAEIAAFLEQRIADGMTAGVRYFVTNQHVSEHASGAQVTSYLMQVNIADGPTAMGTGCFDAIATADQGNWCFSRLELILDPAVRT
- a CDS encoding RidA family protein, whose product is MAKTYLRPSNLYPTFGYSHAVIVEGPGKHIVFAGQVPFDMENRVIGEDDFEAQAIAVFENLGRALEAAGATYADLTKLVYYVVDFEEPLRTPLAAIRDRYLSASNPPASVLVGVSALAVPGVRIEIEATAFIDH
- a CDS encoding glutathione S-transferase family protein, translating into MAVPKKITLYAVEKAPMVQPVRMCLFEKQIEHELVYINPYNKPQWYKDLTPNGQGLVPLLDVDGELIFESSVINEYLDEMFPARRFLPTDPVVKAKNRAWTLAALEILLALVDMTVLRRLEEYEFNRTRLLGKLTKLDEQLSDGPFFNGEQLALIDFQYAPILLRIDILDRLYGTDVLPQFKRIPAWAKNVLALESQKATVPPPSGGRDFDHCYLPACLDSFISSQMASGMTLDPK